Proteins co-encoded in one Nitratireductor kimnyeongensis genomic window:
- the flgF gene encoding flagellar basal-body rod protein FlgF, which translates to MQTGLYVALSSQVALEKRLGTLADNVANAGTVGFRATSVNFRDMVNGDGPDSVSFAAPGTPNIATHAGGLRETKNPFDFAVQGDAWFALDTPAGTVVTKDGRFTMRDTGELVSLDGHPVLDAGGAPLLLDPLGGPPEASADGTLRQNGQLVGAIGLYAFAPSQDYARFGNSGFVANDAQPVIDQPDVGVAQGFVEEANVNPVLEMMNLIEVQRTFEHVSALMSDSDTALKDAIKLLGA; encoded by the coding sequence ATGCAGACCGGACTCTATGTGGCCCTGTCCTCCCAGGTGGCGCTCGAGAAGCGCCTTGGAACACTGGCCGACAACGTCGCGAATGCCGGCACTGTCGGTTTTCGTGCCACATCGGTGAATTTCCGCGACATGGTCAACGGCGACGGTCCGGATTCGGTCTCGTTTGCTGCCCCCGGCACACCCAACATTGCCACCCACGCCGGCGGATTGCGTGAGACCAAAAACCCGTTCGATTTCGCCGTACAGGGCGACGCCTGGTTCGCACTCGATACGCCGGCCGGCACCGTCGTCACCAAGGACGGCCGCTTCACCATGCGCGACACCGGTGAGTTGGTCAGCCTCGACGGGCACCCAGTCTTGGATGCCGGCGGAGCCCCGTTGCTGCTCGATCCCCTCGGCGGCCCGCCCGAGGCAAGCGCAGACGGCACGCTTCGACAAAACGGCCAACTGGTCGGTGCTATCGGTCTCTACGCATTCGCTCCGTCTCAGGATTACGCACGCTTCGGCAATTCGGGCTTCGTCGCCAATGATGCCCAACCTGTCATCGATCAGCCGGATGTCGGCGTCGCCCAGGGTTTCGTGGAAGAAGCCAATGTCAATCCGGTTCTTGAAATGATGAACCTTATCGAAGTGCAGCGCACCTTCGAGCATGTTTCGGCGTTGATGAGCGATAGCGATACCGCGCTCAAGGATGCCATAAAGCTTCTGGGCGCATGA
- the fliI gene encoding flagellar protein export ATPase FliI, whose amino-acid sequence MSETVTEPAISAVPPRETVLTALEEAYRRIAGDQRFLVRHGGRVSEVSPTHYSVRGLSDTAKLGDVVSRQDRRGGIAGAGEVVRIAQDSVLVAPFEAAGAVGLGEAVFNRGQLGLAPSPSWRGRVIDALGRPADGKPAPTGAPSTTSAAPVTPPAMQRHRVSEAFRTGVRVIDIFTPLCHGQRLGVFAGSGVGKSTLLSMLANADAFDTVVIALVGERGREVREFLEDTIGPQGMTKSVAVVATSDESAMMRRRAPDTAMSVAEYFRDRGDKVLLIVDSITRFAHALREVAIGAGEPPVARGYPASVFTELPRLLERAGPGETGRGSITAILSVLVDGDDHNDPVADAVRGILDGHVVLDRAIAEQGRFPPVNPLASISRLAERAWKPDEKRLVTRLRAMIARFEDTRDIRLLGAYQPGNDADLDQAVRQIPLIYDALTQSPNDPRSTDPFADLAMKLKAGEPVQ is encoded by the coding sequence ATGAGTGAAACTGTGACAGAGCCTGCAATCTCTGCTGTTCCCCCTAGAGAAACCGTGCTGACCGCGCTTGAAGAGGCTTACCGACGAATAGCGGGCGATCAGCGGTTCCTCGTCCGGCATGGCGGTCGTGTCAGCGAGGTTTCACCGACCCATTACAGCGTGCGCGGCCTTTCGGACACGGCCAAGCTTGGTGATGTGGTTTCGAGGCAGGATCGTAGGGGTGGCATTGCCGGTGCCGGGGAGGTTGTACGCATCGCGCAGGATAGCGTGCTCGTTGCTCCCTTCGAGGCAGCAGGCGCGGTGGGGCTCGGGGAAGCCGTTTTCAATCGCGGTCAACTCGGTCTTGCGCCGTCCCCATCATGGCGCGGTCGTGTCATCGATGCGCTTGGTCGACCCGCGGATGGAAAGCCTGCTCCCACCGGGGCACCTTCCACCACCAGTGCCGCCCCCGTCACGCCACCGGCCATGCAACGACACCGGGTCTCTGAAGCATTTCGTACAGGTGTTCGTGTCATCGACATCTTCACCCCCCTTTGCCATGGACAGAGGCTCGGCGTCTTTGCCGGTTCCGGCGTCGGCAAATCGACGCTCCTGTCCATGCTCGCCAACGCGGATGCGTTTGACACGGTGGTCATAGCACTGGTGGGTGAGCGCGGCCGCGAGGTCCGAGAGTTCCTCGAGGACACAATCGGGCCCCAAGGCATGACCAAATCGGTGGCTGTGGTCGCCACCAGCGACGAAAGCGCCATGATGCGCCGTCGCGCACCAGATACCGCCATGAGCGTCGCTGAATATTTCCGTGACCGCGGTGACAAGGTTCTTCTCATCGTGGATTCTATCACGCGCTTTGCCCATGCATTGCGCGAAGTGGCAATTGGCGCCGGAGAACCTCCCGTGGCACGCGGTTATCCTGCCTCGGTGTTCACTGAACTACCGCGCCTGCTCGAACGCGCCGGCCCCGGGGAAACCGGCCGCGGCTCCATCACAGCAATCCTGTCTGTGCTTGTGGACGGAGACGATCACAACGACCCGGTTGCCGATGCCGTGCGCGGTATTCTCGACGGCCATGTGGTACTCGACCGCGCCATTGCCGAACAGGGACGCTTTCCGCCGGTCAATCCCTTGGCCTCCATCTCACGCCTTGCCGAACGTGCGTGGAAACCCGACGAAAAGCGGTTGGTAACACGGTTGCGCGCGATGATCGCCCGCTTCGAGGACACCCGCGACATTCGTCTCCTCGGCGCCTATCAACCCGGAAACGATGCCGATCTCGATCAGGCCGTGCGCCAGATACCGCTCATCTACGATGCCCTCACACAATCGCCGAACGATCCGCGTTCAACTGATCCTTTCGCGGATCTGGCGATGAAATTGAAAGCCGGAGAACCGGTACAATGA
- the flgB gene encoding flagellar basal body rod protein FlgB — MQPVNLFDLATQQAKWLSVRQTTVASNVANINTPGYKALEVEPFENVLNGSRVALTSTNPNHLQFGATNASFSVDSTDDPSVLPSENTVKMEDELSNAGEVRRSFELNTAIVKAFHRMLMNTSRG; from the coding sequence ATGCAGCCCGTCAACCTGTTTGATCTTGCCACCCAGCAGGCGAAGTGGCTTTCCGTTCGCCAGACGACGGTGGCCAGCAATGTCGCCAACATCAACACGCCCGGCTACAAGGCCCTTGAGGTGGAACCTTTCGAGAATGTCTTGAATGGTTCGCGCGTGGCCTTGACCAGCACCAATCCAAACCATCTGCAATTCGGGGCGACCAACGCCTCCTTTTCGGTGGACAGCACCGACGATCCGTCCGTTCTGCCGTCTGAAAACACGGTGAAGATGGAGGATGAACTGTCCAATGCAGGTGAGGTTCGCCGCTCCTTCGAGCTGAACACGGCCATCGTCAAGGCCTTCCACCGCATGTTGATGAACACGTCGAGAGGATAA
- the flgC gene encoding flagellar basal body rod protein FlgC, whose product MDPLSASLKVAASGLQAQSERMQVVSENLANAKSTSDIPGGDPYRRKTISFVAELDRNIGGSVVEVGSIARDPTEFTLEFNPGHEAADERGYVKVPNVNVLIEMADMREANRGYEANLQVIKQARELISMTIDLMRSQS is encoded by the coding sequence GTGGACCCCCTTTCCGCTTCTCTGAAAGTCGCCGCATCCGGTTTGCAGGCTCAGTCCGAGCGCATGCAGGTGGTTTCCGAAAATCTGGCGAACGCCAAATCCACAAGCGACATTCCTGGCGGAGATCCCTACCGCCGCAAGACCATCAGCTTCGTTGCCGAACTGGACCGCAATATCGGCGGCAGCGTTGTCGAGGTCGGGTCGATCGCCCGTGATCCCACCGAATTCACGCTCGAGTTCAATCCCGGCCACGAGGCAGCGGACGAGCGCGGCTACGTAAAGGTGCCGAATGTCAACGTCTTGATAGAGATGGCCGACATGCGCGAGGCCAACCGCGGCTACGAAGCGAACCTGCAAGTCATCAAACAGGCGCGCGAACTCATTTCCATGACCATTGATCTGATGCGGAGCCAGTCATGA
- a CDS encoding flagellar hook-basal body complex protein FliE, which yields MIPPVGSIAPSTLTQATGLQPARQAPTSETGEAFSAMLGQAAADTVAKLNHAEGVSIQALQGEAETREVVDAVMSAEQALQAAIAVRDKLVTAYLDISRMAI from the coding sequence ATGATTCCTCCCGTGGGCAGCATTGCCCCTTCGACATTGACGCAAGCCACCGGTCTCCAGCCGGCTCGTCAAGCCCCCACCTCCGAAACCGGAGAGGCTTTCAGCGCGATGCTGGGGCAAGCGGCGGCGGATACGGTGGCGAAATTGAACCATGCTGAAGGCGTCTCCATCCAGGCGCTGCAAGGCGAAGCAGAAACCCGGGAAGTGGTGGATGCGGTCATGAGTGCCGAACAGGCGCTACAGGCGGCGATTGCCGTTCGTGACAAGCTTGTCACCGCCTATCTCGACATCAGCCGAATGGCCATCTGA
- the flgG gene encoding flagellar basal-body rod protein FlgG codes for MKALSIAATGMSAQQLNLEVIANNIANINTTGFKRARAEFSDLLYQTERMQGVPSRANQAIIPEGANVGLGVKAAAVRNLHIQGPMNNTGNKLDVALVGKGWFEIEGTDGEPLYTRAGSFNTNATGQLVTTQGYNVNPAIIIPEDAVEVVINKTGQVFARIDGQAELQDLGQLTLANFANEAGLDPIGDNLFRETPASGAAIQGVPGDPGFAVIEQGYLEGSNVDPVKEITELISAQRAYEMNSKVIRAADEMAATVTQSIR; via the coding sequence ATGAAAGCCCTGTCGATTGCCGCGACCGGTATGAGCGCCCAACAGCTCAATCTCGAAGTGATTGCCAACAACATCGCCAATATCAACACGACCGGGTTCAAGCGCGCCCGGGCCGAGTTTTCTGATCTGCTCTATCAGACAGAGCGCATGCAGGGCGTGCCCAGCCGCGCCAACCAGGCCATCATTCCCGAAGGCGCAAATGTCGGTTTGGGCGTCAAGGCTGCAGCAGTACGCAACCTGCATATCCAGGGTCCGATGAACAACACCGGCAACAAGCTGGATGTCGCGCTGGTCGGTAAAGGCTGGTTCGAGATTGAAGGCACTGACGGGGAGCCACTCTACACCCGTGCGGGCTCGTTCAACACCAATGCCACCGGTCAGCTCGTCACCACGCAGGGCTACAATGTAAATCCGGCGATCATTATCCCCGAGGACGCGGTAGAGGTGGTGATCAACAAGACAGGACAGGTTTTTGCGAGAATTGACGGCCAGGCAGAGCTCCAGGATCTGGGGCAACTGACCCTTGCAAACTTTGCCAATGAAGCAGGCCTCGACCCGATTGGTGACAATCTCTTCCGCGAGACCCCTGCTTCTGGTGCCGCCATCCAGGGCGTTCCGGGAGATCCCGGCTTTGCCGTCATCGAACAGGGCTATCTCGAAGGTTCCAACGTCGACCCGGTGAAGGAAATCACCGAGCTCATATCCGCTCAACGCGCTTATGAGATGAATTCAAAAGTCATCCGCGCGGCTGACGAAATGGCCGCAACCGTTACCCAGTCGATCCGGTAG
- the flgA gene encoding flagellar basal body P-ring formation chaperone FlgA, with product MNRHSVVSALILALASFFAFGFPAAAQEQAVVSTRVIYPGETISIDALDEVFLRRPPRGNTAIARMLEDIDGKVARRTLLPGRLIPISYLRDAYLVETGTPVTVTFSEGPLVISLRAVPLQAGAAGDMIRLRNIESGRTFTGVVLADGSVQVGAI from the coding sequence ATGAACAGACACTCCGTCGTCTCCGCTCTTATCCTGGCCCTGGCCAGCTTCTTTGCATTCGGTTTTCCGGCTGCAGCGCAGGAGCAGGCGGTGGTGTCCACGCGTGTCATCTACCCCGGCGAAACCATCTCCATCGACGCGCTCGACGAAGTATTCCTGCGCCGCCCCCCGCGCGGCAACACGGCGATCGCTCGCATGCTGGAAGACATCGACGGGAAAGTCGCGCGGCGCACGCTCCTCCCGGGGCGCCTCATCCCCATCAGCTATCTGCGTGATGCCTATCTGGTGGAAACAGGCACCCCCGTCACTGTGACCTTCAGCGAAGGCCCCCTCGTCATTTCGCTGCGTGCCGTTCCGCTCCAGGCAGGTGCTGCCGGCGACATGATCCGGTTGCGCAACATCGAGAGCGGTCGCACGTTCACGGGCGTGGTGCTTGCGGACGGAAGCGTCCAGGTCGGAGCCATATGA